A genomic window from Sulfurospirillum diekertiae includes:
- a CDS encoding CvpA family protein: protein MANFSMFDLISLALVLILGIKGIINGFVKEVFGLLGIIGGIYFASRYAHEAGKMISDHIFAFNNQASLYLFGFIAVLIVFWITCIFLGYLIAQALSLSGLSMFDKLAGFVIGSMKIFLVFSVLAVTLTNIEFIKSRIEPYVANSMMFPLFLETGKYIVKLDTNTMFENLQPKEKTNP from the coding sequence ATGGCAAATTTTTCGATGTTTGACCTTATATCTCTTGCCTTAGTGCTGATATTGGGAATTAAGGGCATTATTAATGGATTTGTAAAAGAGGTTTTTGGTCTCTTAGGCATTATTGGTGGTATCTACTTTGCTTCGCGTTATGCGCATGAAGCAGGTAAAATGATTAGTGATCATATTTTTGCATTTAACAATCAAGCATCTTTATACCTTTTTGGATTTATTGCGGTTTTGATTGTTTTTTGGATTACGTGTATCTTTTTAGGCTATCTTATTGCGCAAGCCTTAAGTCTGAGTGGACTTAGTATGTTTGATAAATTGGCTGGTTTTGTCATAGGCAGCATGAAAATATTCTTAGTTTTTTCTGTTTTGGCAGTCACATTAACCAATATTGAATTCATTAAATCAAGAATTGAACCCTACGTTGCTAACAGCATGATGTTTCCACTCTTTTTAGAAACTGGCAAATATATTGTCAAACTTGATACCAACACCATGTTTGAGAATTTGCAACCTAAAGAGAAAACTAACCCTTAA
- a CDS encoding GGDEF domain-containing protein — translation MNNNNHIAEMVFQLAEETFAKLKSLNIPPYPKYYHDTFVETLQKSGDTELMDLTKKHSYLFSNAQQEEMVSETCFGLMKKGLEEFVKTNDNLKFISDETSINIDNIKKDYESVDTHQVLQAFDNFQGKILHELQAADETIAKLKLEVERLERESNIDPLTKAHNRRVLVKDLEELLSVGRDRDMDMHLVMFDADDFKQINDSFGHIAGDKTLIFLSKLIQNSLRRGTRIYRYGGEEFVVILNRTSFDEATKIVDRIIKETSDSKLLYKNHDIHLTLSAGICSHKRTMSADELLDTADKALYEAKKSGKNCFRSAH, via the coding sequence ATGAACAACAATAATCATATCGCAGAAATGGTTTTTCAGCTTGCAGAAGAGACATTTGCAAAGCTTAAAAGTTTAAACATCCCTCCTTATCCAAAATATTATCACGATACGTTTGTTGAGACACTGCAAAAAAGCGGTGATACAGAGTTGATGGACCTTACAAAAAAACATAGTTACCTTTTTTCCAATGCACAACAAGAAGAAATGGTGAGTGAAACTTGCTTTGGTTTAATGAAAAAAGGGTTAGAAGAGTTTGTAAAAACGAATGATAACCTTAAATTTATTTCAGATGAAACATCTATCAATATTGACAATATCAAAAAAGATTATGAGAGTGTCGATACACATCAAGTTCTACAGGCTTTTGATAACTTTCAAGGTAAAATATTACATGAACTTCAAGCTGCCGATGAAACAATTGCTAAACTCAAACTAGAAGTAGAACGCTTAGAACGTGAATCCAACATTGACCCTCTAACGAAAGCCCACAACAGAAGAGTTCTTGTTAAAGACTTAGAAGAACTACTAAGTGTTGGTAGAGATAGAGATATGGATATGCATCTTGTCATGTTCGATGCCGATGATTTTAAACAAATCAATGACTCGTTTGGTCATATTGCCGGCGATAAAACCTTAATCTTTCTATCCAAGCTGATTCAAAATTCACTTAGACGGGGAACACGTATCTATCGATATGGTGGTGAAGAATTTGTCGTTATTTTGAACCGAACCTCTTTTGATGAAGCCACGAAAATCGTTGATCGCATTATCAAAGAAACAAGCGATAGTAAATTACTGTATAAAAATCATGATATCCATCTAACACTGAGTGCAGGCATTTGTTCTCATAAACGCACGATGAGTGCCGACGAGCTTTTGGATACAGCGGACAAAGCGCTCTACGAAGCCAAAAAAAGTGGTAAAAACTGTTTTAGGAGCGCACATTAA
- a CDS encoding type IV pilus twitching motility protein PilT, with the protein MSSLNIKALLKNVVAYKASDLHLVGRSEPQIRIDGKLVPLDMEKLNGTTIEELCYTLITDKQKKKLEEEKELDFAIMFPDIGRFRANYYYTINSELAAAFRIIPIDIPSLDDLNTPIVFKELIQREKGLILVTGPTGSGKSTTLAALLNEVNLFEHRHVITIEDPVEFIHTNKKCLFSHRNVGEDTKSFARALKFSLREDPDIILVGEMRDQETISTAITAAETGHLVLGTLHTNSAVQTINRIVDSFEGAEQVQVRNMLATSLYAVISQSLLPKVGGGRVAIHEVMINNSAIANLIRENKIHQIYSQMQLNQQKTGMITQTQAMMKSLRANLITKDDAIRYSTQPQELLNNMGM; encoded by the coding sequence ATGAGCTCACTCAATATCAAAGCATTATTAAAAAACGTGGTAGCCTATAAAGCGTCAGATCTACATCTTGTTGGGCGTAGCGAACCACAAATTAGAATTGATGGGAAACTTGTGCCACTTGATATGGAAAAGCTGAATGGTACAACGATTGAAGAGCTCTGTTATACGCTTATTACCGATAAGCAAAAGAAAAAACTTGAAGAAGAAAAAGAGCTTGATTTTGCAATCATGTTCCCAGATATTGGTCGTTTTCGTGCCAACTACTATTACACAATCAACAGCGAACTTGCAGCAGCCTTTAGAATTATCCCTATTGATATCCCTTCCTTAGATGATCTCAATACTCCTATTGTTTTTAAAGAACTTATTCAGAGAGAAAAAGGGCTCATTCTGGTCACTGGACCTACAGGAAGTGGTAAATCAACAACACTAGCAGCACTTTTAAATGAAGTAAACCTCTTTGAGCACCGCCATGTCATTACCATTGAAGATCCTGTTGAATTTATTCATACCAATAAAAAATGTCTGTTTTCACATCGAAATGTAGGTGAAGACACTAAAAGTTTTGCCAGAGCGCTCAAATTTTCACTTCGTGAAGATCCCGATATTATCCTCGTGGGTGAGATGCGTGACCAAGAAACCATCAGTACGGCCATTACGGCTGCAGAAACGGGACACTTGGTTTTAGGAACACTTCATACTAATTCAGCAGTTCAAACCATCAATAGAATTGTTGATAGTTTTGAAGGAGCTGAGCAGGTACAAGTACGTAATATGCTTGCAACATCTTTGTATGCTGTCATTTCGCAAAGTTTGCTTCCAAAAGTCGGAGGAGGAAGGGTTGCGATCCATGAAGTTATGATTAATAATTCAGCTATTGCCAACTTAATTCGTGAAAATAAAATTCATCAGATTTATTCGCAAATGCAGCTTAACCAACAAAAAACAGGCATGATTACTCAAACACAAGCAATGATGAAAAGCCTTAGAGCCAATCTTATTACGAAAGATGATGCCATACGTTACTCTACCCAGCCACAAGAACTTCTCAACAATATGGGGATGTAA
- the gatC gene encoding Asp-tRNA(Asn)/Glu-tRNA(Gln) amidotransferase subunit GatC, with protein sequence MKIDNELLQKLEKLSSLKISDEKREGVINQLSEIVSFVENLNELTLDSEEATFTTLAGGTPFREDIPHVNHEIIKTILQHAPQSESGFFVVPKIIE encoded by the coding sequence ATGAAAATTGATAATGAACTACTTCAAAAATTGGAAAAACTCTCCTCTTTAAAAATTAGCGATGAAAAGAGAGAAGGTGTCATTAATCAACTGAGTGAAATTGTCTCTTTTGTTGAAAATCTTAATGAACTTACGCTTGATAGTGAAGAAGCAACCTTTACAACACTTGCAGGTGGTACACCATTTCGTGAAGATATCCCTCATGTCAATCATGAAATTATTAAAACTATTTTACAACATGCACCACAAAGTGAAAGTGGCTTTTTTGTCGTTCCAAAAATCATTGAATAA
- a CDS encoding tetratricopeptide repeat protein, translated as MGLKENIQAVKEEISTEEQFLEGMIKGERFFNRNKKYIISALVLVALGAGWYAINDIMSQQRLKVSNEAYQVLLKDANNTAALETLKAKNPKLYTMFIFETALVKGDTEALKTVSLSKENPILADLATYQLSQLDLNATPKGELLAGMVLLQEGYDLLKDKKIEEARLKFAQIDANSPLKQIAKNLEHYQGLK; from the coding sequence TTGGGACTTAAAGAGAATATTCAAGCGGTCAAAGAAGAAATTAGCACTGAAGAGCAATTCCTTGAGGGAATGATCAAAGGAGAGCGTTTTTTTAATCGCAATAAAAAATATATTATCTCGGCATTAGTGCTTGTAGCTTTGGGTGCTGGATGGTATGCTATCAATGACATCATGTCGCAACAGCGTTTAAAAGTTTCAAATGAAGCGTATCAAGTTTTATTAAAAGATGCTAACAATACGGCAGCACTTGAAACACTTAAAGCGAAAAATCCAAAGTTGTATACGATGTTTATTTTTGAAACAGCACTGGTGAAAGGTGACACTGAAGCACTTAAAACAGTCTCTCTTTCTAAAGAAAATCCTATTTTAGCGGATTTGGCAACCTATCAGCTTTCTCAACTTGATCTTAATGCAACACCAAAAGGGGAATTATTGGCAGGCATGGTGCTTCTTCAAGAGGGATATGATTTACTCAAAGATAAGAAAATAGAAGAGGCGAGGTTGAAATTTGCTCAGATTGATGCAAATTCACCACTTAAACAGATTGCAAAAAATCTAGAACACTATCAAGGTTTGAAATAA
- a CDS encoding outer membrane protein assembly factor BamB family protein encodes MRYAKIAFSLLALLMVVSGCGTKRQYFEPESLAGKVSYDDSLPGTIIDAVRDGATLSNGQVINKSGLTNIILPEGFVYLSEDKGRYVAASKCGAVQIVDASKKVLFSKECSVAVASAALKGNLLALVLGSNELVIIDINDGKEMMHLRQDNVYVLDSRIASPYFLGDLIVFPTLDGKLLIVDQQTKKPIRDVVVSNEKFFGNIIYLQVLGDRLVAATKSKVVSISPKAISFLETDVKDVIVLENRIFVFTKDGRVILTDADLKTLKERKFPFATFAGTIYGDFIYMIEKGGYVIATDLDLISTNVYKLPDSIESHVFTTGDALYYKNHFFKLNRKK; translated from the coding sequence ATGAGATACGCAAAAATTGCCTTTTCACTTTTGGCTTTATTAATGGTTGTAAGCGGCTGTGGTACAAAACGACAATACTTTGAACCAGAATCACTTGCTGGAAAAGTTAGTTATGATGATTCATTACCAGGAACAATTATAGATGCAGTGAGAGATGGTGCGACATTGTCTAATGGGCAAGTTATAAATAAAAGTGGTCTAACAAATATCATTTTACCAGAAGGTTTTGTTTACCTTTCTGAAGATAAAGGTCGTTATGTTGCGGCTTCTAAGTGTGGTGCCGTACAAATTGTTGATGCCAGTAAAAAAGTTCTTTTTTCTAAAGAATGTAGTGTAGCTGTAGCTTCTGCAGCGCTCAAAGGAAATCTTTTAGCACTTGTTTTAGGTTCTAATGAGCTTGTCATCATTGATATTAATGATGGCAAAGAGATGATGCATTTAAGACAAGATAATGTGTATGTTTTAGATTCTCGTATTGCTTCTCCGTATTTTTTGGGCGATTTGATTGTTTTCCCAACACTTGATGGTAAATTGTTAATTGTTGATCAACAAACTAAAAAACCAATCCGTGATGTTGTTGTAAGTAATGAAAAGTTTTTTGGGAATATTATTTATCTTCAAGTTTTAGGGGATCGTTTGGTCGCTGCAACAAAAAGTAAAGTTGTCTCCATTAGTCCAAAAGCTATCAGCTTTTTAGAGACGGATGTCAAAGATGTGATTGTTCTTGAAAATCGTATCTTTGTTTTCACTAAAGATGGACGTGTCATTCTTACCGATGCAGATCTTAAAACACTTAAAGAGCGCAAATTTCCATTTGCAACATTTGCTGGAACTATTTACGGTGATTTTATTTACATGATTGAAAAAGGTGGCTATGTCATTGCAACAGACTTAGATCTCATCTCAACAAATGTTTATAAACTTCCTGACAGTATAGAAAGTCATGTGTTTACAACAGGTGATGCGCTTTATTATAAAAATCACTTTTTCAAGCTAAATCGTAAGAAATAA
- a CDS encoding type III pantothenate kinase has product MILCDIGNSNADFYQDGKVWTIPHKQFKEFVATEKVYYISVSEALKTTLQSKNNFIDLEPFFEFDTIYQGMGIDRIAACSTIRDGMIVDAGSAITVDIMSGGMHLGGFILPGLSAYEKCYASISPRLMLPINPSISLDALPQKTNDAISYGVIKSIIMLLEITCKDKRIFFTGGDGKFFSKFFSNAIFDRTLIFRGMLKTIKDAHLE; this is encoded by the coding sequence ATGATTTTATGTGATATTGGTAACTCAAATGCAGATTTTTATCAAGATGGTAAAGTATGGACAATACCGCATAAACAATTTAAAGAGTTTGTAGCTACAGAAAAAGTCTATTATATTAGTGTTAGTGAAGCTCTCAAAACTACACTTCAGTCGAAAAATAATTTTATTGATTTGGAACCTTTCTTCGAGTTTGATACAATTTATCAAGGCATGGGAATTGATCGTATTGCTGCATGTTCAACAATAAGGGATGGTATGATTGTCGATGCAGGAAGCGCAATAACAGTTGATATCATGTCAGGAGGAATGCACTTAGGAGGCTTTATTTTGCCAGGGCTTAGTGCCTATGAGAAGTGTTATGCTTCCATTTCACCTCGTCTTATGCTCCCCATTAATCCAAGTATATCACTTGATGCACTACCGCAGAAGACGAATGATGCTATTTCATATGGGGTTATTAAATCAATTATCATGCTTTTAGAAATTACATGTAAAGATAAAAGAATTTTTTTTACAGGCGGTGATGGAAAATTTTTCTCTAAATTTTTCAGTAATGCGATTTTTGATCGTACGCTGATTTTTAGGGGAATGCTCAAAACTATCAAAGATGCACATTTGGAATAG
- the hisG gene encoding ATP phosphoribosyltransferase, producing the protein MLTVALPKGRIAEETLEIFEKIFGTAFRFDDRKLILEADGFRFLLVRNQDVPAYVLHQSADIGVVGLDVLEEKDEDLLRLLDLGIGKCKVCVGIQEGKSIDYSAPELKVATKMTNITQKYFSKKAMAVDIIKLYGSIELAPLVGLSDVIVDIVETGSTMKQNGLKVVETILDSSAYLIANKNSFIEKKEEITSLYYKINEVIQKRSC; encoded by the coding sequence ATGTTAACAGTGGCATTGCCAAAAGGCAGAATTGCAGAAGAGACTTTAGAAATTTTTGAGAAAATTTTTGGAACAGCATTTCGTTTTGATGATCGTAAATTGATTTTAGAAGCAGATGGTTTCCGATTTTTATTGGTTCGAAATCAGGATGTTCCAGCTTATGTTTTGCATCAATCTGCAGATATTGGAGTGGTTGGCTTGGATGTGTTAGAAGAAAAAGATGAGGATCTTTTACGTTTGCTTGATCTTGGTATTGGAAAATGTAAAGTATGTGTTGGCATTCAAGAGGGTAAATCAATTGATTATAGTGCTCCAGAACTAAAAGTTGCTACAAAAATGACTAATATTACACAAAAATATTTTTCTAAAAAAGCAATGGCTGTTGATATTATTAAACTGTATGGCTCTATCGAATTAGCCCCTCTTGTAGGGCTATCAGATGTGATCGTTGATATTGTAGAAACAGGTAGTACAATGAAGCAAAATGGACTTAAGGTTGTTGAAACAATTTTAGATTCTTCAGCGTATTTAATTGCAAATAAAAATAGTTTTATTGAAAAGAAAGAGGAAATTACTTCATTGTATTATAAGATAAATGAAGTGATACAAAAACGTAGTTGCTGA
- a CDS encoding response regulator, with translation MGKQLKILAVDDDFINLKLISSMLRKNAHVGVIIEATNGLDAINLLKMQGDIDLVLLDIKMPVMDGIEFLTNIQSMIEFKKLPVIVLTTDETRKHEAFDHGAFDFLVKPIREHELSSKIAKVADLF, from the coding sequence ATGGGAAAACAATTAAAGATTTTAGCAGTTGATGATGATTTTATTAATCTCAAGCTCATTAGTTCAATGCTGCGCAAGAATGCACATGTTGGTGTTATTATCGAAGCTACCAATGGATTAGATGCTATCAATCTCTTAAAGATGCAAGGAGATATTGATCTCGTATTACTTGATATCAAAATGCCTGTTATGGATGGTATTGAATTTTTAACGAATATTCAATCTATGATAGAATTTAAAAAACTTCCTGTCATTGTTTTAACTACCGATGAAACTCGTAAACATGAAGCCTTTGATCATGGAGCTTTTGATTTTTTAGTCAAACCTATTAGAGAGCATGAACTTAGCAGTAAAATAGCAAAAGTTGCTGATCTATTTTGA
- a CDS encoding ATP-binding protein produces MKLTTQHTLKLISQYPLIILFIFSSYFLFLSYKQFDTTLTLKNKIESTRVLSTLSIELAKERGLSASYISSQGSIAKESLQEQRVAVTKAITEFHNFYQTHEVTPNIKNTILYINKIGDMRQAVDKFSIDFNKMFFDYYSQINTFLLKELETLGAINSNSNISNLTYSLVSAYKNIEYLGQERGFVSKILSQYVPFSPKDLEIWISIFGVSNIFDHTTINDQATRTQIETLYKLPENIKLDEEITQVKAELITAAQSGEYLIDPTLWFGLLTKKIDILDKSAQIIKASLNVEEKNYDTQNMGQLIGAGLTWIISIVLMFLGLGLSGQFRKNVQGLENIFTRVEELAETKEKVDFNTAEGMNVAYGIIDRAIENIAKEKKNAEEASAAKSIFLANMSHEIRTPLNGIIGFTELLKNSDLDEEKREFVDVIEKSSENLLAIINNILDLSKVESNKIEIDEILFSPIDEFENAVEVYGPKAAEKNIQLSLYIDPSLHNYLKSDAVKIKEVLINLMSNAVKFTPNNGQITVEIKRVDNAPLDKARVLFSVQDSGIGINKDKIEGIFDAFNQADSTITRKFGGTGLGLTISSKYIALMGGRLEVESDEGKGSRFFFVLDLVESSSSGTDYKDHFNDFNCAIYSPLNSNKAHTEFMYDYFTYFGAHAKYYTDFPALKNLIFKAGSNIIVADYNNLTKEELEEYKKIKLPIILIFKSSQQVKYNEFNTKYITPIYEPINVSKLVRALESKREFLPVKEDRIEPQPLPKVTFGKKFKANVLVAEDNEINQKLIRRTLEDLGLNITIVPNGLQAVERRRNDNFDMIFMDIAMPVMDGIEATHKILEYEEQNHLPHIPIVAITANALKGDRERFMKEGLDEYITKPIKKDSIISILNLFIQDKIDFTAQEEAPSVDVKQSTVKQQPEEIHVPLQSEEMLHVEPNLSTSIEEIQNPLIEEKSNESIVPTIEIKDVLVLKKSPIETKIFTSVLSKMCEYVESATSYNDFKQKIGSKHYKVILFDKEMLLDDVEIFSTWIQSTEKEHNAGKINTIMFIDPKDKNQDTTVAFDAILPNQISKKDLETLIHKFI; encoded by the coding sequence ATGAAATTAACGACTCAGCATACTTTAAAGCTTATCAGTCAATATCCTCTGATTATTCTTTTTATTTTTTCCAGTTACTTTCTCTTCTTATCATATAAGCAATTTGATACAACGTTAACACTGAAAAACAAAATAGAAAGTACCCGGGTTTTAAGCACACTCTCTATTGAGCTTGCAAAAGAGAGGGGACTGAGCGCTTCTTATATTTCAAGTCAAGGAAGTATTGCAAAAGAATCTCTTCAAGAACAACGCGTAGCGGTTACAAAAGCCATTACGGAATTTCATAACTTTTATCAAACCCATGAAGTAACGCCAAATATTAAAAACACTATTCTTTACATTAACAAGATTGGTGATATGCGTCAAGCAGTCGATAAATTCTCGATTGACTTTAATAAAATGTTCTTTGATTACTATAGTCAGATTAATACATTTCTCTTAAAAGAGCTTGAAACACTGGGAGCTATCAATTCAAACTCTAATATTTCAAACCTTACGTATTCTTTGGTTTCTGCCTACAAAAACATCGAATATTTAGGACAAGAGAGAGGTTTCGTTTCTAAAATCCTCAGTCAATATGTCCCTTTTAGCCCTAAGGACCTTGAAATTTGGATTAGTATTTTTGGTGTTTCAAATATTTTTGACCATACTACTATTAATGACCAAGCAACACGTACACAGATTGAAACACTTTATAAACTCCCAGAGAATATTAAACTTGACGAGGAAATCACTCAAGTCAAGGCTGAACTTATTACAGCTGCGCAAAGTGGCGAGTACTTAATCGACCCTACGCTCTGGTTTGGTCTCTTAACAAAGAAAATTGATATTCTTGACAAATCTGCTCAAATTATTAAAGCTTCTCTTAACGTAGAAGAAAAAAACTATGATACTCAAAACATGGGTCAATTGATTGGTGCAGGGCTTACATGGATTATCTCCATCGTTTTGATGTTCCTAGGACTTGGACTTTCAGGACAATTTAGAAAGAATGTTCAAGGCCTTGAAAATATCTTTACACGTGTTGAAGAACTTGCCGAAACAAAAGAAAAAGTTGACTTTAACACGGCGGAAGGTATGAACGTCGCTTATGGTATTATCGATCGAGCGATTGAAAACATTGCCAAAGAGAAGAAAAATGCGGAAGAAGCCAGTGCCGCAAAAAGTATCTTCTTAGCCAATATGTCTCATGAAATTAGAACACCTCTTAATGGTATTATTGGATTTACAGAACTTTTGAAAAATTCTGATCTCGATGAAGAAAAACGTGAATTTGTAGATGTTATTGAAAAAAGTTCTGAAAACCTTTTAGCCATTATTAATAATATTCTTGATCTTTCTAAAGTAGAAAGCAATAAAATCGAAATCGACGAAATTCTCTTCTCCCCTATTGACGAATTTGAGAATGCAGTTGAAGTGTATGGACCGAAGGCTGCTGAAAAGAATATTCAACTTTCATTGTATATTGACCCTAGCTTACACAACTACCTTAAAAGTGATGCCGTTAAGATCAAAGAAGTTCTCATCAATCTTATGAGTAATGCTGTTAAATTTACTCCAAACAATGGTCAAATCACTGTAGAAATCAAACGTGTCGATAATGCACCCCTTGATAAAGCTCGCGTACTCTTCAGTGTACAAGATTCAGGTATTGGTATTAACAAAGATAAAATTGAAGGTATTTTTGACGCCTTTAACCAGGCTGATTCTACGATTACACGTAAATTTGGAGGTACAGGACTGGGTCTAACCATCTCATCAAAATATATTGCTCTGATGGGTGGTCGTTTAGAAGTGGAAAGTGATGAAGGTAAAGGTAGCCGCTTCTTCTTTGTATTAGACCTTGTAGAATCCAGCTCAAGTGGTACCGACTATAAAGATCATTTCAATGACTTTAATTGCGCCATCTATTCACCTCTCAATAGTAATAAAGCACATACTGAGTTTATGTACGATTACTTTACTTATTTTGGAGCACATGCAAAATACTATACAGATTTTCCTGCACTTAAAAACCTTATTTTTAAAGCAGGAAGCAATATCATCGTCGCTGATTATAACAATCTTACCAAGGAAGAACTTGAAGAGTATAAAAAGATCAAGTTACCTATTATCCTGATCTTCAAATCTTCTCAACAAGTCAAGTACAATGAGTTTAATACGAAATACATTACACCTATTTATGAGCCAATCAACGTATCAAAACTTGTTAGAGCACTGGAATCCAAACGCGAATTTTTACCGGTAAAAGAAGATCGTATTGAACCACAACCATTGCCAAAAGTTACTTTTGGCAAGAAATTTAAAGCGAATGTGCTTGTTGCCGAAGATAATGAGATCAATCAAAAATTAATTCGAAGAACATTAGAAGATTTAGGCCTTAATATTACGATTGTACCTAATGGTCTTCAAGCAGTAGAACGTCGCCGTAATGATAACTTTGATATGATCTTCATGGATATTGCGATGCCCGTTATGGATGGCATTGAAGCAACGCATAAAATTCTCGAGTATGAAGAGCAAAACCATCTCCCCCATATTCCTATTGTTGCTATTACGGCTAATGCGCTCAAAGGTGATCGTGAGCGTTTTATGAAAGAAGGATTGGACGAGTATATAACAAAACCAATCAAAAAAGACAGTATTATTAGTATTCTTAACCTCTTTATTCAAGATAAAATAGATTTTACGGCGCAAGAGGAAGCTCCTTCGGTAGACGTTAAACAATCGACAGTAAAACAACAGCCTGAGGAGATACATGTGCCTCTTCAATCGGAAGAAATGCTACATGTTGAACCAAACTTATCTACAAGCATTGAAGAGATTCAAAATCCTCTTATTGAAGAGAAGAGTAATGAATCAATCGTTCCAACGATCGAGATCAAAGATGTGCTTGTTTTGAAGAAAAGCCCTATTGAAACGAAAATATTTACAAGCGTGTTAAGTAAAATGTGTGAATACGTTGAATCAGCTACTTCCTACAATGATTTTAAACAAAAAATTGGATCAAAACACTACAAAGTTATTCTTTTTGATAAAGAGATGCTTCTGGATGATGTAGAAATATTTTCAACATGGATTCAGTCAACTGAAAAAGAGCACAATGCAGGTAAAATCAATACGATTATGTTTATTGATCCAAAAGATAAAAATCAAGATACCACCGTTGCCTTTGATGCTATTTTACCAAATCAAATTAGCAAAAAAGACCTTGAGACACTTATCCATAAGTTTATTTAA
- a CDS encoding sel1 repeat family protein, with the protein MNKLILSLFLLLSFAWADSFRDAMMEYKNGNFVHAKELFELSIKKENSVQGYFYLGKMYLYGEGVEANPALAIPYLEQAVMKGNIKAKCYLAEAYLKNKVKHDEAVSLLNQGAKDSVTCKDIASTYNILLNS; encoded by the coding sequence ATGAATAAACTGATTTTGAGCCTTTTTTTACTTCTATCTTTCGCATGGGCAGATAGCTTTCGAGATGCAATGATGGAATATAAAAATGGTAATTTTGTACATGCTAAAGAGCTGTTTGAACTCTCTATTAAAAAAGAGAATTCAGTGCAAGGATACTTTTACCTTGGGAAAATGTATCTTTACGGAGAAGGCGTTGAAGCCAACCCAGCACTTGCTATTCCCTACTTAGAACAAGCGGTGATGAAAGGCAATATTAAAGCAAAATGTTACCTTGCGGAAGCCTATCTTAAAAATAAAGTCAAACATGATGAGGCTGTTTCTCTCCTCAACCAAGGGGCAAAAGATAGCGTTACATGTAAAGACATTGCTTCTACTTACAATATACTACTAAACAGTTAA